The following proteins are encoded in a genomic region of Syntrophorhabdus sp.:
- a CDS encoding 3-isopropylmalate dehydratase small subunit encodes MIVKGRIWKFGDNIDTDIIIPAKYLAHTDPKVLGEHCMEPLAPNFPKEVRAGDIIVSGSNFGCGSSREHAPLAIAALGIPLIVAKTFARIFYRNAFNKGLALLEADIYDLVKDGDEIEVDISTGIIRCGESKVEAKPIPPFMVDLINEGGLINYLKKKLEG; translated from the coding sequence TCGATACCGATATCATCATCCCCGCGAAATATCTCGCGCACACGGACCCGAAGGTCCTCGGTGAGCACTGCATGGAGCCCCTGGCTCCGAACTTTCCGAAGGAGGTCAGGGCCGGGGACATCATCGTCTCGGGCTCCAATTTCGGCTGCGGGTCCTCCCGGGAGCACGCGCCTCTCGCCATCGCGGCGCTCGGCATACCGCTCATCGTCGCGAAGACATTCGCCAGGATATTCTACCGCAACGCCTTCAACAAGGGCCTCGCGCTGCTGGAAGCGGACATCTATGATCTCGTGAAGGACGGTGACGAGATCGAGGTCGACATATCGACAGGCATCATCCGCTGCGGCGAGAGCAAGGTCGAAGCCAAACCCATACCCCCCTTCATGGTTGACCTCATCAACGAGGGCGGGTTGATAAACTATCTCAAGAAAAAGCTGGAGGGCTAA